A genomic region of Trifolium pratense cultivar HEN17-A07 linkage group LG3, ARS_RC_1.1, whole genome shotgun sequence contains the following coding sequences:
- the LOC123913816 gene encoding putative disease resistance RPP13-like protein 1, translating to MAELVVEALLSSSFQMIFERLASVDIRDYFGSNKLDKLVKELDIKLNSINHVLEEAEIKQYQSTHVKKWLDELKHVVYEADQILDEIDTDAMVNEMKAESEPVTTIVLSFFPSLTPNPFESRINELLENLQLLADQKKDLGLEDGPCASKEGLVSWKPATRLSTTALVDESTIYGRGVQKEELIKFLFEGNDRGNQVPIISIVGLGGMGKTTLAKLVYNDNTMKGHFELKAWVYVSESFDDVGFTKAILTSFEFSADGEDLNLLQQQLHDKLTGKKYLLVLDDIWNGNAECWEKLLLPFNHGSSGSKIIVTTRDKEVAEVLNSKLFDLQQLDKSYCWSLFVTHAFQGRNVCEYPKFESIGKKIVNKCGGLPLAVKTLGQLLRKNFSEHEWTKILETDMWRLPDGVKNINPVLRLSYHNLPSNHKRCFAYCSIFPRGYGYCKGGLIRFWMAEGLLKCCGAGKSEEEFGNEIFGDLESISFFQKSSSYFVMHDLVNDLAKSVSGEFGMQIEGSRVKGIPERTRHIWLYLQLNCGDKLLESICERKGLRSLIVICCTATSDTLISKNVQLDLFSRLTCLWMLSFSYCRLSELVDEIGNLKLLRYLDLSHTKIKSLPDTICMLYNLQTLLLEGCEMMTDLPSNFSKLINLCHLELPFDHSDRSYIKKMPKNIGKLNKLQSLPYLIVEEHNGSVLQELEKLNHLHGRLHIEGLANVVDPADAAMANLKDKKYLEELHMNFYERREEMNDSIVERNVSVFEALQPNSNLKRLTVEYYNGNSFPNWLKGCHLPNLVSLKVKSCRLCSHLPALGQLASLKELYISHCDGIKIIGEEIYDNNSTSIPFMSLEVLKFENMDNWEEWLWLEGFPLLKVISIYNCPELKRVLPQHLPSLQNLYIAECNKLEECLCLEGSPFLKKLSIRHCSKLKRALPQHLPSLQKLTIYNCEMMEASIPKGDSILELDLQKCDRIFVNGLSTCLKKFVLLQNRYTEFTEEQNLVKCTILEELEFDFRGFVKRPSLDLCCYNSLRKLSITGWHSSSLPFSLHQFINLHLLALTDFQQLESLPWGGLASHLAELVIRNCPKLIALREEWGLFQLNHLRRFTVGDHEFENVESFPEENLLPPTLVFLTLHNCSKLRIMNYKGFLHLNSLKSLIIRNCPSLESLPEEGQLLISLDSLWINNCPLIKEKYKKEGGERWHTIRHIRGVRF from the coding sequence ATGGCAGAGTTGGTTGTTGAGGCATTACTTTCTTCTTCCTTTCAAATGATTTTTGAGAGGTTGGCTTCGGTTGATATCAGAGACTACTTTGGTAGTAATAAACTTGATAAGCTGGTGAAAGAACTTGATAttaaactcaattctatcaaccATGTCTTGGAAGAAGCAGAGATAAAACAGTATCAAAGCACACATGTGAAGAAGTGGCTTGATGAACTTAAACATGTTGTTTATGAAGCAGACCAAATTTTGGATGAGATTGATACTGATGCAATGGTGAATGAGATGAAAGCGGAATCTGAACCTGTTACCACTATTGTATTGAGCTTTTTTCCATCTTTAACTCCAAATCCATTTGAATCTAGGATCAATGAACTACTGGAGAATCTACAGTTACTCGCAGATCAAAAGAAAGATTTGGGATTGGAAGATGGTCCTTGTGCTAGTAAAGAAGGCTTAGTCAGCTGGAAACCAGCAACTAGATTGTCAACTACAGCTCTTGTGGATGAGTCAACCATATATGGCAGAGGTGTTCAGAAGGAAGAacttatcaaatttttatttgaaggCAATGACAGGGGCAACCAAGTTCCAATAATCAGCATAGTTGGTTTAGGAGGGATGGGAAAAACCACTCTTGCTAAGCTTGTGTACAACGACAATACGATGAAGGGTCACTTTGAACTTAAAGCATGGGTCTATGTTTCAGAATCTTTTGATGATGTTGGATTCACCAAAGCAATTCTCACGTCATTTGAGTTTTCAGCAGATGGCGAAGACTTGAATCTACTTCAACAACAACTGCATGACAAACTAACAGGCAAGAAATACTTGCTTGTTTTAGACGATATCTGGAACGGGAATGCTGAATGTTGGGAGAAGTTACTACTTCCGTTTAACCATGGATCTTCTGGAAGTAAGATTATTGTGACAACACGTGACAAGGAGGTAGCGGAGGTCCTGAATTCAAAGTTATTTGATTTACAACAATTGGACAAAAGCTATTGTTGGAGTTTATTTGTGACACATGCATTTCAAGGTAGGAATGTCTGCGAATATCCAAAATTTGAATCAATTGGAAAGAAAATAGTGAACAAGTGTGGAGGGTTGCCTTTAGCTGTAAAAACACTGGGACAACTGTTGAGAAAAAATTTCTCTGAACATGAATGGACTAAGATATTGGAGACTGATATGTGGAGATTACCAGACGGGGTCAAAAACATTAACCCAGTGCTGAGATTGAGTTATCATAATCTCCCTTCCAACCATAAGCGTTGTTTTGCTTATTGTTCTATATTTCCCAGAGGGTATGGCTATTGCAAAGGTGGGCTAATCAGGTTTTGGATGGCAGAAGGTTTGTTGAAGTGTTGTGGCGCAGGAAAAAGTGAAGAAGAGTTTGGTAATGAAATTTTCGGTGATCTTGAGTCAATTTCATTTTTCCAAAAATCGTCTTCCTACTTTGTGATGCATGATCTTGTCAATGATTTAGCAAAATCAGTGTCAGGAGAATTTGGTATGCAAATAGAGGGTTCTAGGGTGAAAGGTATCCCTGAAAGAACACGTCACATTTGGTTGTATCTTCAATTAAATTGTGGTGATAAATTACTAGAGTCAATTTGTGAGCGTAAGGGATTACGTAGTCTGATAGTAATATGTTGCACAGCTACGTCAGATACGTTGATAAGCAAAAATGTGCAACTTGATCTGTTTTCAAGACTAACATGTTTGTGGATGTTATCATTTAGTTATTGTCGTCTCTCAGAGCTAGTTGATGAGATAGGCAATTTAAAACTTTTGCGTTATCTAGACCTTTCTCACACAAAGATTAAAAGCTTACCTGATACCATTTGTATGTTGTATAATTTGCAAACACTCTTGTTGGAAGGGTGTGAAATGATGACTGATCTCCCATCAAATTTCTCCAAACTCATCAATTTATGTCATCTTGAACTCCCTTTTGATCATAGTGATCGCtcttatataaaaaagatgCCAAAAAATATAGGAAAGTTGAACAAACTTCAGTCCTTGCCTTACTTAATTGTGGAAGAGCATAACGGATCTGTTCTTCAGGAGTTGGAGAAACTAAATCATCTTCATGGAAGACTTCATATTGAAGGATTGGCTAATGTCGTTGATCCTGCAGATGCTGCAATGGCCAATTTGAAAGATAAGAAGTATTTAGAAGAATTAcatatgaatttctatgagagaagagaagaaaTGAATGACTCAATTGTTGAAAGAAATGTATCTGTCTTTGAGGCTCTTCAACCAAACAGCAACTTGAAAAGGCTCACCGTTGAATACTACAATGGCAACTCTTTTCCGAATTGGTTAAAGGGTTGTCATTTACCCAACTTAGTATCTCTTAAAGTTAAGAGTTGTAGATTATGTTCTCATTTGCCGGCACTTGGTCAACTTGCTTCTCTCAAGGAGCTTTACATTTCACATTGTGATGGAATAAAGATCATTGGCGAAGAGATTTATGACAATAATTCAACAAGTATTCCGTTCATGTCCCTTGAAGTTTTGAAATTTGAGAATATGGACAATTGGGAAGAATGGTTATGGCTTGAAGGGTTTCCTTTGCTTAAAGTGATTTCTATTTACAATTGCCCCGAATTGAAAAGGGTCCTGCCTCAACACCTTCCTTCTTTACAAAATTTGTACATAGCTGAATGCAACAAGTTGGAGGAATGTTTGTGTCTTGAGGGATCTCCTTTTCTTAAAAAGCTTTCTATTAGACATTGTTCCAAATTGAAAAGGGCATTGCCTCAACACCTTCCTTCTTTACAGAAATTGACGATTTATAATTGCGAAATGATGGAGGCATCGATTCCCAAGGGTGATAGTATCTTAGAGTTAGATCTACAGAAATGTGATCGGATTTTTGTAAATGGATTGTCGACTTGCTTGAAAAAGTTTGTCCTTTTACAAAATCGGTATACCGAGTTCACGGAGGAGCAAAATTTAGTAAAATGTACCATTCTTGAAGAGTTGGAGTTTGATTTCAGAGGCTTTGTAAAACGTCCCTCTTTAGATTTGTGTTGCTATAATTCTCTTCGTAAACTTTCAATAACAGGATGGCACTCCTCCTCCTTGCCTTTTTCACTACATCAGTTCATCAATCTTCATTTGCTAGCGTTGACCGATTTCCAACAGCTGGAATCGTTACCTTGGGGAGGTTTGGCCTCCCACTTGGCAGAGCTTGTAATACGCAATTGCCCTAAACTGATTGCTTTGAGAGAGGAGTGGGGTTTGTTCCAACTCAATCATTTGAGACGTTTTACAGTTGGTGATCATGAGTTTGAAAATGTGGAGTCCTTCCCAGAGGAGAATCTTCTGCCACCAACTCTTGTGTTTCTTACTTTGCATAATTGTTCAAAGCTAAGAATAATGAACTACAAGGGTTTTCTCCACCTCAATTCTCTTAAATCTCTAATTATTAGAAACTGCCCTAGTCTTGAGAGCTTGCCAGAGGAGGGTCAATTACTCATCTCCCTTGATAGTTTGTGGATTAACAATTGTCCATTAATAAAGGAGAAGTACAAAAAGGAGGGAGGAGAGCGTTGGCACACAATTCGTCACATCCGTGGAGTGAGATTTTAA
- the LOC123918319 gene encoding transcription initiation factor TFIID subunit 6-like, producing MSVIPKETIEVIAQTIGITNLSSDVALALAPDLEYRIREIMQESIKCMRHGMRTFLTADDVDAALALRNLEPIYGFASNDPPRFKRAPGHKDLFYIDDKDVDIKDLVEAPLPKAPLDTSITSHWLAIEGVQPAIPENAPFEASSEIRQIDYKDDALPVDVKLPVKHIITTELQLYYEKIIELILNKPGSIPFRRALVTLATDSGLHPLVPYFTRFVADEVARNLNNLNILSALMRLVRSLLRNPHIHIELYLHQLMPPIITCIIAKRIGNRLSDNHWELRDFSANLVALICKRFGHMYHNLQPRVTKTFLHSFLDPTKALPQHYGAIKGITALGSRLVRLLILPNLEPYMHLLEPEMQLEKQKNEIKRQEAWQVYGALLCAVGQNMHEKVKRFSSLLPPPTRATSIGNGKAMVAMPGVTGTMVPMNSMSVDNMQGSTSGYSPMMGVSNSNAGMSSTMGRQLSKEYNTSSSILAQAWKDDIDAGQLLPPVFELFGESLLSFIPKPESYVFL from the exons ATGAGTGTGATTCCAAAAGAAACAATTGAAGTTATTGCACAAACCATTGGCATCACTAATTTATCTTCCGATGTTGCCCTTGCTCTTGCACCCGATCTTGAATATCGCATTCGTGAAATAATGCAG gAATCGATTAAATGTATGCGTCATGGAATGAGAACTTTTCTTACTGCTGATGATGTTGATGCTGCACTTGCATTGAGAAATTTAGAG CCGATATATGGTTTTGCCTCTAATGATCCTCCGCGGTTCAAAAGAGCTCCTGGGCACAAGGATTTGTTCTACATTGATGACAAGGATGTGGATATTAAAGAT CTGGTTGAAGCTCCTTTACCAAAAGCACCCCTTGATACATCAATTACCAGTCATTGGTTGGCTATTGAAGGTGTGCAGCCTGCAATTCCTGAAAATGCTCCATTTGAAG CCTCCTCTGAGATAAGACAAATTGACTATAAGGATGATGCGCTTCCTGTTGATGTCAAATTACCAGTTAAACATATAATAACGACGGAGCTTCAG CTTTACTACGAAAAAATAATTGAGCTGATTTTGAATAAGCCTGGCTCCATTCCTTTTAGAAGAGCATTGGTTACCTTGGCAACTGACTCAGGACTCCATCCTTTAGTTCCTTATTTTACACGCTTTGTTGCTGATGAG GTGGCAAggaatttaaataatttaaatattttatctgCCTTGATGCGCCTTGTGCGGAGCCTTTTGCGAAATCCTCACATACATATAGAACTTTAT TTACACCAATTGATGCCGCCTATCATTACTTGCATTATTGCAAAAAGGATTGGAAACAGACTGTCTGATAATCACTGGGAGCTTAGGGACTTTAGTGCTAATCTTGTGGCTTTGATATGCAAAAG ATTTGGGCATATGTATCACAATCTTCAGCCGCGTGTGACAAAGACATTTCTTCATTCTTTCTTGGATCCTACAAAAGCTCTACCTCAACACTATGGTGCAATTAAAGGAATAACAGCTCTTGGATCAAGACTG GTTCGCTTGCTTATACTTCCAAATCTCGAGCCATATATGCATCTTCTTGAGCCAGAAATGCAACTTGAGaagcaaaaaaatgaaataaaaaggcAAGAAGCATGGCAAGTCTACGGAGCCTTGCTG TGTGCAGTAGGCCAAAATATGCATGAAAAGGTCAAAAGATTCAGCAGTTTGCTTCCCCCTCCAACTCGTGCTACTTCAATTGGCAATGGAAAAGCCATGGTTGCAATGCCAG GTGTTACTGGGACTATGGTACCAATGAATTCCATGTCAGTTGACAACATGCAAGGGTCAACAAGTGGATATTCCCCCATGATGGGAGTTTCTAATTCAAACGCCGGCATGTCATCAACAATGGGTCGTCAACTATCCAAAGAATACAACACTTCCTCTTCCATTCTAGCTCAGGCTTGGAAGGATGACATAGATGCAGGACAATTGCTGCCACCAGTGTTTGAATTATTTGGCGAGAGTCTGTTATCATTTATACCAAAACCTGAATCatatgtatttttgtaa
- the LOC123918072 gene encoding syntaxin-52-like, producing the protein MASSSDSWMKEYNEAMKLADDITGMISEHNSFPSSGPETQRHASAIRRKITILGTRLDSLQSLLSKVPVKSDKEMNRRKDNLASLRSKVNQMASTLNMSNFANRDSLFGPEIKPDAMSRTVGLDNNGLVGLQRQVMKEQDEGLEKLEETVLSTKHIALAVNEELSLHTRLIDDLDEHVEVTDSRLRRVQKNLAVLNKRTKGGCSCLCMLLSVIGIVVLVVVIWLLVKYL; encoded by the exons ATGGCATCTTCTTCAGACTCATGGATGAAGGAATATAATGAAGCAATGAAACTTGCCGATGATATCACTGGCATGATTTCTGAACATAATTCATTTCCTTCGTCCGGACCAGAAACACAGCGTCATGCATCTGCTATAAGAAGGAAGATCACAATATTGGGGACCAGACTGGATAGCTTGCAATCCCTTTTGTCAAAGGTCCCTGTAAA GTCTGACAAAGAGATGAATCGTCGCAAGGACAATCTTGCAAGTTTGAGGTCAAAGGTTAACCAAATGGCTTCAACGTTGAACATGTCAAACTTTGCAAATAGGGATAGTTTGTTTGGGCCTGAAATTAAGCCAGATGCAATGAGCAGAACTGTTGGCTTGGATAATAATGGACTTGTTGGTCTGCAACGGCAAGTTATGAAAG AGCAAGATGAGGGCCTTGAGAAATTGGAGGAAACAGTATTAAGTACAAAACATATTGCATTGGCAGTGAATGAAGAGCTTAGTCTACACACTAGACTCATT GATGACTTGGACGAACATGTAGAGGTTACAGATTCTCGGCTAAGG AGAGTGCAGAAGAACTTGGCAGTTTTAAACAAACGCACCAAAGGTGGTTGCTCGTGCTTGTGCATGCTATTATCAGTGATTGGTATAGTGGTTTTGGTTGTTGTCATATGGCTTCTGGTCAAATATTTGTAG
- the LOC123915186 gene encoding uncharacterized protein LOC123915186, whose translation MDCGKEFIYHNEREVYEYLVIKLARDPAESMKLLALWLWLEEVGYGNVVHKIYVSSYSIINELADEGVTCLNCIDTNMIHSSFEFNEDDIPQMCCLVDRKISLKMLYENKILVKQGVNMMLKNVCMMILGDIMNQVNMKIIGDRECE comes from the coding sequence atggACTGTGGAAAAGAGTTCATTTACCACAATGAAAGGGAGGTATATGAATACTTGGTGATCAAGCTTGCAAGAGATCCAGCAGAGTCGATGAAACTTCTTGCATTGTGGCTATGGTTGGAAGAGGTTGGATATGGTAACGTGGTTCACAAGATATATGTTTCATCATATTCTATTATCAATGAACTTGCAGATGAAGGTGTTACTTGTCTTAATTGTATCGACACAAATATGATACATTCATCATTTGAATTTAATGAAGATGACATTCCTCAAATGTGTTGCCTTGTGGATAGAAAAATCTCTCTCAAGATGTTATATGAAAATAAGATTTTGGTTAAACAAGGGGTGAATATGATGTTAAAGAACGTGTGCATGATGATATTGGGAGATATCATGAATCAGGTTAATATGAAGATTATTGGTGATAGAGAATGTGAATGA
- the LOC123917581 gene encoding putative BPI/LBP family protein At1g04970, producing the protein MICAILTPTQHITVTHLKKQTKSKFQHQPIQTNLQQHLTITTNPTLYVSSHGYLKNSIFHSQTIKTHILSFQDSKLLTLSLSQPFFQKSMTPFNFFFLLYFLFIPTSGYFQPLEDDGFISGVISNKGLDFAKDLLIEKGIDTIVLLKLPEIENTAQVALVGNAKVVLSDITIKDVQVNSSSVVIGESGIVVVVSGATVDLSMKWKYTVSSWLIGISDHGTASIKVEGMQVGLTLNLKNQEGGLKLSLLDHGCYVGDLSIKLNGGAAWLYQVLIDAFQENIASSVEEGISDKIKEGIEKLDNSLQTLPKQIALDKTAALNVSFVGNPVLTNSSLAIAINGLFTRTSEILVPRSYKNGYKVSSACGGLPKMIKVSIHENVLKSASLVYFNAGKMQIIIDELPDQNLLNTAEWRFVVPQLYKRYPNDDMQINISVSSLPVIQVGYQDIGATLSVDITIDVLEGGEVIPVACISVDVSASCGVEILGNNIAGRLTLQNFSAYLKWSKIGKLHIHLIQSLISSTLKTVVLPYLNLQLKNGFPLPTIDGYGFQNTIILYNYPWISVCSDVSFIDEDYYLIQHSTYVS; encoded by the exons ATGATCTGTGCCATCTTAACACCAACTCAACACATCACAGTCACAcatctaaaaaaacaaacaaaatctaAATTCCAACACCAACCGATTCAAACCAATCTCCAACAACActtaacaataacaacaaatccAACCCTTTATGTTTCATCACATGGGTATCTCAAAAATTCAATCTTTCACTCTCAAACAATAAAAACCcatattctttcttttcaagATTCAAAGTTGTTAACTTTATCACTCTCACAACCCTTTTTCCAAAAATCCATGACAccctttaattttttctttctattatacTTTCTATTCATTCCAACAAGTGGTTATTTCCAACCACTTGAAGATGATGGGTTCATCTCTGGTGTTATATCTAATAAAGGTCTTGATTTTGCTAAGGATTTGTTGATAGAGAAAGGTATTGATACTATTGTTCTTCTTAAGTTGCCTGAGATTGAGAATACTGCACAAGTGGCACTTGTTGGAAATGCTAAGGTTGTTCTTTCTGATATTACAATTAAGGATGTTCAAGTTAATTCTTCTTCTGTTGTTATTGGAGAGAGTGGTATAGTTGTAGTTGTTTCAGGTGCTACTGTTGATTTGAGTATGAAGTGGAAGTATACTGTGAGTTCTTGGTTGATTGGAATTTCTGATCATGGGACTGCTTCAATTAAG GTTGAAGGCATGCAAGTGGGACTTACATTAAATTTAAAGAACCAAGAAGGAGGTCTTAAGTTGAGTCTCTTAGATCATGGATGCTATGTGGGTGATTTATCTATAAAGTTGAACGGTGGGGCAGCTTGGCTTTACCAAGT GCTAATAGATGCTTTTCAAGAGAATATAGCATCTTCAGTGGAAGAGGGCATTTCAGATAAAATAAAAGAAGGGATAGAAAAGCTTGATAATTCTTTGCAAACTCTTCCTAAGCAAATCGCGTTAGACAAAACTGCTGCACTAAATGTTTCTTTTGTTGGCAATCCCGTGTTGACTAATTCCTCTCTTGCAATTGCAATTAATGGTTTATTCACAAGGACAAGTGAGATTTTAGTACCTCGAAGTTACAAGAATGGATATAAGGTTTCTTCTGCCTGTGGTGGTTTACCAAAAATGATAAAGGTTTCGATACATGAAAATGTATTAAAATCTGCTTCTCTAGTTTACTTCAAC GCAGGTAAAATGCAAATAATTATCGATGAACTACCTGATCAGAACCTTCTGAACACTGCTGAATGGAGATTTGTAGTTCCTCAATTATACAAGCGATATCCAAATGACGACATGCAGATTAATATCTCTGTATCTTCTCTACCAGTTATACAAGTGGGCTACCAAGATATTGGTGCTACTCTTTCTGTAGATATAACAATCGATGTTCTAGAAGGTGGCGAAGTCATTCCTGTTGCATGTATATCAGTG GATGTTAGTGCTTCATGTGGTGTGGAAATTTTAGGAAACAACATTGCTGGTAGACTTACATTACAAAATTTTTCTGCATACTTGAAATGGAGCAAAATAGGAAAACTGCACATACATCTTATTCAG TCACTGATATCAAGCACCCTCAAAACAGTTGTCCTACCATACTTGAACCTCCAATTAAAGAATGGATTCCCATTGCCAACTATTGATGGTTATGGATTTCAGAATACTATTATCTTGTACAATTATCCATGGATTTCAGTATGTAGTGATGTTTCCTTCATAGATGAAGACTACTATCTTATTCAACATTCAACTTATGTATCATAA